A genomic stretch from Juglans microcarpa x Juglans regia isolate MS1-56 chromosome 3S, Jm3101_v1.0, whole genome shotgun sequence includes:
- the LOC121258653 gene encoding uncharacterized protein LOC121258653, translated as MLGELGITRCTWRSKHQRDESTPVIPFAKANEKWVLYPHNDALVVTILVINLTTRRILIDNGSSADILLWEVFTRMGIDAAQLHSAPMSLKGFSGSMVHPLGTITLTVLTSSTPCTTSIIVNFLVVRTLSSYNSIIGRPTLNSLQAVMSTYQLKMKFLTPHGVVEIRGEQVLARECYVQELKQKDGRVTPDGTSRKE; from the coding sequence ATGCTGGGCGAGCTCGGTATCACGAGGTGTACTTGGCGGAGTAAGCACCAAAGGGACGAGTCGACCCCAGTCATCCCCTTTGCGAAGGCTAACGAAAAATGGGTCTTGTACCCCCACAATGATGCTCTGGTGGTGACTATATTGGTCATCAACTTGACCACCCGGAGAATCCTCATTGACAACGGGAGCTCTGCAGACATCCTATTATGGGAGGTCTTCACCAGGATGGGAATTGATGCTGCCCAGCTGCACTCAGCCCCCATGTCGTTGAAGGGCTTCTCCGGGAGTATGGTTCATCCTCTGGGAACCATCACGCTAACAGTTCTCACTAGCAGCACCCCCTGTACGACCTCAATCATAGTCAACTTCCTAGTGGTGAGAACCTTGTCGTCGTACAACTCCATCATCGGAAGGCCCACCCTCAATAGTTTGCAGGCCGTCATGTCAACCTACCAGCTCAAGATGAAGTTCCTGACTCCCCATGGAGTGGTAGAAATCCGAGGCGAACAGGTCCTAGCAAGAGAATGCTACGTCCAAGAGCTAAAGCAGAAGGATGGTAGGGTTACCCCAGATGGCACCTCTAGGAAAGAGTAG